One segment of Solanum stenotomum isolate F172 chromosome 1, ASM1918654v1, whole genome shotgun sequence DNA contains the following:
- the LOC125855316 gene encoding uncharacterized protein LOC125855316, with protein MKVRDVVIPQTTNVTSSIQKPAPGGMFELKQNMVQLLHTNGDIFVGTDRSNAEYEMSLGKQQAQINMNLEKQFGQFASAQNSRPQGDLPGNTDPNSKQVNVVSTRSGRPLEELPPKAKVAEEKGTHVDEAEPSEQRVNEEPKAKPPPPFPQKFKKQKEEECFGKFIKLLKQVHVNLLDVLQGIPKYAKYVKDVVANKSRLAEYATIALTKECSSRIQNKLPIKLKDPGSFNVQITIGRPKSTIIMLQLAYRSVAMPDGVIEDVLVQVETLIFPVDFVILDFEPDPEVPFILGYPFLATEVIDEAMTSKYVEAQDPSEKVLIGQDIEGDVEAQELANVLNVPNVEPINRVLGPPPKPSIEEAPELELKALPSHLRYAFLGANESLHVIFSSALSELQIEASLKILRKRKRAI; from the exons ATGAAAGTGAGGGATGTGGTAATCCCACAAACCACCAATGTTACCTCAAGTATTCAGAAACCTGCTCCTGGTGGGATGTTTGAATTGAAGCAGAACATGGTGCAACTACTGCACACAAATGG TGACATCTTTGTCGGCACAGATCGCAGCAATGCAGAATATGAAATGTCACTAGGAAAACAACAAGCCCAAATTAATATG AATTTGGAGAAGCAGTTTGGGCAGTTTGCTAGTGCCCAAAATTCCCGACCACAAGGGGATTTGCCGGGAAATACCGACCCGAATTCGAAGCAGGTAAATGTTGTGAGTACTCGGAGTGGTCGTCCATTGGAGGAATTGCCGCCAAAGGCAAAAGTTGCTGAAGAAAAAGGAACACATGTAGATGAAGCAGAACCAAGTGAACAAAGGGTGAATGAGGAACCAAAAGCAAAACCACCTCCTCCATTCCCACagaaattcaaaaaacaaaaggaGGAGGAATGTTTTggtaaatttattaaattactcAAACAGGTACATGTTAACTTGCTAGATGTGTTGCAGGGCATTCCTAAGTATGCCAAATATGTGAAAGATGTGGTAGCCAACAAGAGTAGATTGGCTGAGTATGCAACAATAGCACTTACAAAGGAGTGTAGTTCCAGGATCCAGAACAAGCTCCCAATTAAGTTGAAAGATCCAGGGAGTTTCAATGTTCAAATAACAATTG GAAGGCCCAAGTCCACAATCATTATGTTGCAGTTAGCGTACCGTTCGGTGGCAATGCCAGATGGCGTTATTGAAGATGTCTTGGTTCAAGTGGAAACTCTGATTTTCCCCGTGGACTTTGTCATTTTGGATTTTGAGCCTGACCCAGAGGTCCCATTTATTTTGGGATACCCATTCCTAGCAACCGAAG TCATTGATGAGGCTATGACATCTAAATATGTTGAAGCCCAAGACCCTTCAGAGAAAGTGCTAATTGGGCAAGACATTGAGGGAGATGTTGAAGCCCAGGAGTTGGCTAACGTCCTAAATGTCCCAAATGTGGAGCCGATAAATAGAGTCCTGGGACCACCTCCCAAGCCTTCGATTGAGGAAGCACCAGAGTTGGAGTTAAAGGCTCTCCCTTCTCATCTTAGGTATGCATTCTTAGGTGCTAATGAATCTTTACATGTAATCTTTTCTTCTGCTTTGTCCGAATTGCAGATTGAGGCATCTCTGAAAATATTGAGGAAGAGGAAAAGGGCGATATGA
- the LOC125855332 gene encoding uncharacterized protein LOC125855332, which yields MKKLNLDPELAGRKRMGQLHELEEFILHAYENAKHYKEKTKRCHDKNIVPRLFESRQNVLLFNSRLRLSPGKLKSKWSGPFEVVRMTDHGAVELWNEGKQSTFIVNGQRVKHYFGQEVVREEESVELSNE from the coding sequence atgaagaagttgaaCCTGGACCCGGAACTAGCAGGGAGAAAAAGGATGGGTCAGCTACATGAATTGGAAGAATTCATACTCCACGCCTATGAAAATGCTAAGCACTATAAGGAGAAGACTAAACGATGTCATGATAAAAATATTGTGCCTCGACTTTTTGAATCGAGGCAAAATGTATTATTGTTTAACTCTAGATTGAGGTTGTCTCCAGGTAAGTTGAAGTCAAAATGGAGCGGACCATTTGAGGTGGTGCGCATGACCGACCACGGCGCTGTAGAGTTATGGAATGAAGGTAAGCAATCCACGTTCATCGTGAATGGACAGAGGGTGAAGCATTATTTCGGACAAGAGGTGGTTCGAGAAGAAGAAAGTGTGGAGTTGAGCAATGAATGA